The following nucleotide sequence is from Elusimicrobiota bacterium.
ACACCGCAAACTTTTTGGATTCCACTGTAGGTACACTGAGTTCATGAACAAGTTCACGGTAATCCACCAACAACTTTTTCACGCATGTAAGGTATTGTTTAATTAGGTGGTCACAACAATCGTCATCGGATGTATTTTTGATATATTCTACGTGGTCCCGTAAAGAACTTTTCAGGATAGAACTAAACATTTTTATGTGGTACTCATATTTTTCAATAGTAACTTTATCTTTGTTCTTCACCATCGCAGTAATCGCATTTTTTAATTTACCAAATGGGCTATCCGCGCCGGTATCTATATCTTTTAATAAAACAGTTGGTGTTTTGAACCGTATATAACTTTTGAGGTCTGAATAAAAATCTTCCTTTTTATAGTTACCTTTACCTATATCCAAACTTGTCGGGAGGAATATATAAGTTTCTATATTATAAACAGTTTTTTCCTTGCTGGTATCTAGCTTGTAGTCAAGTTTTATCTCAAACTGGTTCTTGTCATGTACTGAAATCATTTCTTCTAACATAAATAATATTTTGCCTTTACTTTTAAAATACATCAATTCCTGGTTTTCGGTATTATAATATATATTATCTGCCTAATAATCAAGTATACGCTGCTGTTCGATAAGGAAAGTTTGTGTCACTTTCCTCTTTTGCTGTTGTACGTGTTGACAATCACCTTGAAAAGGTGTATATTATATTTTTAAATAATAACACATATAGTAGAGAAAGACGGACTAATGGCAAACATTGTAATAGCTGATGATGATGAAGAAATACTTGAATATCTCCGGACTGGGTTAGAATCTACCGGGCACTCGGTGTATTCTACATTACGCGGAAAAGAAGCGTTGCAGCTGATAAAAGACCGTACTCCTGACATAATAATACTTGATGTAATGATGCCCGACGTGGACGGCTATAGTTTGGTTATTGAACTATCAGATGATGCGGATACCAAAAATATTCCTGTCCTGATAACCACAGCTTTATCCCCGACAAAAACGTTGTTTGACCGCTATCCTCAGGTCGTAGGTTTTTTTATGAAACCGCTGGACATAAATATCCTTAACAAAACAATTAACACAGTGCTCGCAAAAAAGAATAACAGTAAAAACAAAAAAGGATAGGCACCCGATGAGTTCAGACGTTTTAGTGCTTAACAGAAGCCTTTATGCTATCGGCACCACAAGCTGGCAACGCGCGGTGTCATTATTGTACCTTGACCGAGCAAACGTTATTGACGACGAGTACCGCACGTACACGTTTGACGATTGGCGGAAATTATCATCATTTGTCAATACTGCAACTGCGGCAGGGCAAAAATGGGTTCGCGCTGCGTCATACAGGATTTTAATACCTGAAGTGATAGCATTAAAGTTTTATGACCGTATAGCGATAAGTCCAATAAAATTTACACGAAAAAATATTTACGAGCATTACGGCTACCGTTGCTGTTACTGCAATAAAAAACTTGCCCCTGCGATGCTAAACCTTGACCATGTTGTCCCAAGAAGCAGAGGCGGGAAAACGTCATGGACAAATATAGTAACTGCCTGTGTTAAATGCAACCTCAGGAAAGGCAACCGCACGCCAAAAGAAGCCGGAATGAGGATGTTGATCCAACCGACTGAACCTAAAGGACAGGGACATTTTGTTATATCCATACGAACAGCACTTAAAAAACACGCAAGCTGGCAAAAATTTGTGGATAACATATACTGGAACGTAGAGCTCGAAGAAGAAAAGTGATACCCATCACAGAACCTTATATTTTTAGAAAGAAGTAAACTTTTTTATGCCTTTTAGAACACATCATTGCGGGAAAGTTAATAAACCCTTAGTTGGAACGGTAGTAACACTTTGTGGTTGGGTACACAGTGTACGT
It contains:
- a CDS encoding response regulator, which encodes MANIVIADDDEEILEYLRTGLESTGHSVYSTLRGKEALQLIKDRTPDIIILDVMMPDVDGYSLVIELSDDADTKNIPVLITTALSPTKTLFDRYPQVVGFFMKPLDINILNKTINTVLAKKNNSKNKKG
- a CDS encoding HNH endonuclease, with protein sequence MSSDVLVLNRSLYAIGTTSWQRAVSLLYLDRANVIDDEYRTYTFDDWRKLSSFVNTATAAGQKWVRAASYRILIPEVIALKFYDRIAISPIKFTRKNIYEHYGYRCCYCNKKLAPAMLNLDHVVPRSRGGKTSWTNIVTACVKCNLRKGNRTPKEAGMRMLIQPTEPKGQGHFVISIRTALKKHASWQKFVDNIYWNVELEEEK